The sequence CGCGCGGTCGCTAAAGGCGAGTACTTCATTCGCCACCTTGCTACCTCCAGTCTTGAGGAGGCATTGCGGCTCCGCCCCGCCGCCGAGATCGAGTTCTTCTCTGAGGTTGATAGGCTGAATGGGCTGGTCGAAGCCAAGCCGCGCGACGTCAGTCAAGCTGAGGCGACGATACTGGTGGCGAGGTGGTTTAGCGCCCAGGTCCGACAGGACGCCGAGAACGACCTTCACAACCCGGTGAGTGATCCGGAGCAGCGTTTCAATGCTCTCGAGGCATCCCGGCTGATGGCGGAGTTTGTCAGCGACCAAGTTGGGTCTGGCGAGCTCGAGCCATTCGAGGTGCACGCATCGAGGCTATTCGAGGAGCATGGGATCAAGGCAGACCCAAGCGCTCCGGGCTTCCGCGCAACTGCACAACTTATGGCCAGGGCTGATAGGGAGCGCTGGCTGCTTCGTGAAGCGCGGCTCCGGGGTGACTTCGGGTACCAGCCGACCGACCCTGTCTTTTCGTCAGCCCTGCGCGAGGAACAGCACAAGAAGGCGCCGCCAACAGTCGGAGGCCTCATCGAAGCCTTTAAGGCTGACCGGGCCCCTCGCTGGTCCCCATCAAGTGTCGCGGCATATGCCCCGGTCGAGCGCGTACTTCGCGAGGTGCTGGGGTCCGCGCGCCAGCTGGATACGCTTGGGCGCGAAGATGGGCGCAAGCTTTTTGATACAGTCCGGCAACTGCCGAAGGGGCTGGGCAAGTCTCCGAAGCTTAGGGGGCTGTCAGTGGCTGAGGCAATCAAAACTGGATTGCCCCCCATCTCGCCCAAGAGCATCAACGCTACCTACTTGGCCGGTATGAAGGCGACCTTCCGCTTCGCCGTCCAAGAGCAGTGGATGGCGGCTGACCCGCTTGCAGGCCTGACCGTGGTCGATCCCGTCGCCGAAGCCGATAAGCGTGACCCCTTCACCCTTGATCAACTGAACAAGATTTTCGGAGCTAGCCCGTGGACACCCCGGGATCCAGCACCAAAGGGCCGCCCGTTGCACTATTGGGGCCCACTCATTGCGCTCTTCCTTGGCATGCGAAGGGGCGAGATTGCCCAACTTCGAGTCGATGATGTGGCCGAAGTTGAAAAGATCCCGGTCCTTTTGGTTCGAGCTGGATTTGGGAAGCGCTTGAAAACGACCAACGCGCGGCGGATGCTTCCATTGCACCCCGAGCTACTGCGGCTGGGCTT comes from Novosphingobium ginsenosidimutans and encodes:
- a CDS encoding site-specific integrase, with amino-acid sequence MPANRNHLQCINGHYRYRRRWPKNVRAVAKGEYFIRHLATSSLEEALRLRPAAEIEFFSEVDRLNGLVEAKPRDVSQAEATILVARWFSAQVRQDAENDLHNPVSDPEQRFNALEASRLMAEFVSDQVGSGELEPFEVHASRLFEEHGIKADPSAPGFRATAQLMARADRERWLLREARLRGDFGYQPTDPVFSSALREEQHKKAPPTVGGLIEAFKADRAPRWSPSSVAAYAPVERVLREVLGSARQLDTLGREDGRKLFDTVRQLPKGLGKSPKLRGLSVAEAIKTGLPPISPKSINATYLAGMKATFRFAVQEQWMAADPLAGLTVVDPVAEADKRDPFTLDQLNKIFGASPWTPRDPAPKGRPLHYWGPLIALFLGMRRGEIAQLRVDDVAEVEKIPVLLVRAGFGKRLKTTNARRMLPLHPELLRLGFLNYAEERRASGAELLWEGEEPDSRGQWGDGFSDWFVRLLKARDISGTKLGLHSFRHNFQDRLREAGLHGTALGQELAGRSKGGHTSNNYGSGYPTAMLAEAIAKIRYQDLHLPPA